Proteins encoded within one genomic window of Labrys wisconsinensis:
- a CDS encoding GNAT family N-acetyltransferase, which yields MISEQIPSSGAVPSDGPPQIAGREQLLRAPRQTRSFAARTHASLEAVEPIWRRFERDGNCTVYQSYEWAHRVVRHLAAGSGAVPLVVEVFDAQSRLPLMLLPFMVRKAYGCRIVEWLDCDVCDYAAPLLALGFVPTLAEIVALWAVVCRSLQPADFLRIQRIPPTLGAVANPLALLPAVTPAPTRSHGLPIDGPPDSLLKRVCRPSLAKELGKNARRLERQGRLRFVEADSRVDVESLFSALIEQRRTRFQQVGRFDLLADPRVQAFYLDAALGSLGGHGPVRLFGVSLDGEWIACQYTLVDRDRLHALVLTMDEEWRKYSPGMHVVGEVMIWARRKGLSYFDLTIGDLPYKAAFGARENQLSELRQPLSARGAVVLAGLAAAWAGKSVLRRQRHLYDTLRSGRQALRRLQVRMAAVRSRGEA from the coding sequence ATGATCAGTGAACAGATCCCGTCCTCGGGCGCGGTGCCCTCGGACGGACCGCCGCAAATCGCGGGGCGCGAGCAGCTGCTGCGCGCCCCACGCCAGACGCGCTCCTTCGCGGCGCGGACCCATGCTTCCCTCGAAGCGGTCGAGCCGATCTGGCGCCGCTTCGAGCGCGACGGCAACTGCACGGTCTACCAGAGCTACGAGTGGGCGCACCGGGTCGTCCGGCATCTCGCCGCGGGCTCGGGGGCCGTGCCGCTCGTCGTCGAGGTGTTCGATGCCCAGTCGCGTCTGCCCCTGATGCTGCTGCCGTTCATGGTCCGCAAGGCCTATGGCTGCCGGATCGTCGAATGGCTGGATTGCGACGTCTGCGACTATGCCGCCCCGCTGCTCGCCCTCGGCTTCGTCCCGACCCTGGCGGAAATCGTCGCGCTCTGGGCCGTGGTGTGCCGCAGCCTGCAGCCCGCCGACTTCCTGCGGATCCAGCGCATCCCCCCGACGCTCGGAGCGGTCGCCAATCCGCTCGCGCTGCTGCCCGCCGTCACGCCGGCGCCGACCCGGTCCCACGGCCTGCCCATCGACGGGCCGCCCGACAGCCTGCTCAAGCGGGTCTGCCGGCCGTCATTGGCCAAGGAGCTCGGCAAGAACGCCCGCCGCCTCGAGCGCCAGGGTCGGCTGCGCTTCGTCGAGGCGGACAGCCGTGTCGACGTCGAGAGCCTGTTCTCCGCTCTGATCGAGCAGCGGCGCACCCGGTTCCAGCAGGTCGGGCGCTTCGACCTGCTGGCAGATCCCCGCGTCCAGGCCTTCTATCTCGACGCGGCGCTGGGCAGCCTCGGCGGGCACGGTCCGGTGCGGCTGTTCGGGGTCAGCCTCGACGGCGAATGGATCGCCTGCCAGTACACCCTCGTGGACCGGGACAGGCTCCATGCGCTGGTCCTGACCATGGACGAGGAATGGCGCAAATATTCGCCCGGCATGCACGTGGTCGGCGAAGTGATGATCTGGGCCCGCCGCAAGGGTCTCAGCTATTTCGACCTGACCATCGGCGACCTGCCCTACAAGGCCGCGTTCGGAGCGCGGGAGAACCAGCTCAGCGAGCTGCGCCAGCCCCTCAGCGCCCGCGGCGCCGTCGTGCTGGCAGGCCTCGCCGCCGCCTGGGCCGGCAAGTCGGTCCTCCGCCGCCAGCGGCATCTCTACGATACGCTGCGCAGCGGCCGCCAGGCGCTCCGTCGCCTGCAGGTCCGCATGGCCGCGGTCCGCTCGCGGGGCGAGGCCTGA
- a CDS encoding amidohydrolase family protein: MTEDPAPPGRSPCPDDLAGLSGRVEGFEIFDTHVHFCAPERFDYAWGAREPESLRLADATDYRRATFGLPVGTIVAMEAVVRADQIEAEAAFFEEQSRIDDRVRCMILGTAFETRADMRELVERVSRSARVRGLRLLSRYARNPRFFLETGVAGLIGRFADLGLICEIGVWPDELPNVADLARRCPATTFVLNHAGKPDIAGGRYAPWAADLAEFADLDNVVCKMSGLVTLAGAHAGACGTFDPYIRHVVRVFGADRVVFGSDWPMVEAKTSCAGWAAIVLSALADRPPSEIRSIMHDNAARIYAGAPR, translated from the coding sequence ATGACGGAGGATCCGGCACCACCCGGCCGCTCCCCCTGCCCGGACGACCTGGCCGGGCTGAGCGGCCGGGTCGAAGGCTTCGAGATCTTCGACACCCACGTTCATTTCTGCGCGCCGGAGCGCTTCGACTATGCCTGGGGCGCGCGCGAGCCCGAGAGCCTGCGGCTCGCGGATGCGACCGACTATCGCCGAGCCACGTTCGGCCTCCCCGTCGGGACGATCGTGGCGATGGAGGCCGTGGTCCGGGCCGATCAGATCGAAGCAGAAGCAGCCTTCTTCGAGGAACAGAGCCGCATTGACGATAGGGTCCGGTGCATGATCCTGGGAACGGCGTTCGAGACCCGGGCGGACATGCGCGAACTGGTCGAGCGGGTGTCACGCTCTGCCCGTGTCCGTGGGCTGCGCCTCCTCAGCCGCTATGCGCGCAACCCGCGATTCTTCCTCGAGACGGGCGTCGCCGGGCTCATCGGCCGCTTCGCCGATCTCGGCCTCATCTGCGAAATCGGCGTCTGGCCCGATGAACTGCCCAACGTCGCTGATTTGGCCAGGCGATGCCCGGCGACGACGTTCGTGCTCAACCATGCGGGCAAGCCGGATATTGCCGGCGGACGCTACGCGCCCTGGGCGGCCGATCTCGCCGAGTTCGCCGACCTGGACAACGTGGTTTGCAAGATGTCGGGCCTGGTCACATTGGCCGGAGCACATGCAGGCGCATGCGGCACGTTCGATCCCTACATCCGGCACGTGGTGCGGGTGTTCGGCGCAGACAGGGTCGTCTTCGGCAGCGACTGGCCCATGGTCGAGGCGAAGACCAGCTGCGCCGGCTGGGCAGCCATCGTTCTCTCGGCGCTCGCAGACCGCCCTCCCTCCGAGATCCGATCGATCATGCATGACAACGCGGCACGGATCTACGCCGGCGCACCGCGATGA
- a CDS encoding DUF4337 family protein has translation MDDAPTEAYEHTEHAQHAAHSTDRFVPRVAMTIAILAVLAASVGSLETIESGAAAGAKTESVLFQNKATDNWNFFEAKSLKKNMYEIAEAGGGPKADAFRAQAASNEADSVQAQKTAKDFEARSDAALREAERHEARHHLLTIATTMLHIAIAVATIAIITGGRRWPWYASLALGVVGTIVAGASYVA, from the coding sequence ATGGACGACGCCCCCACCGAGGCCTACGAGCATACCGAGCATGCCCAGCATGCCGCGCACAGCACCGACCGCTTCGTGCCGCGCGTGGCGATGACCATCGCCATCCTCGCCGTGCTGGCCGCCAGCGTCGGCAGCCTGGAGACGATCGAGAGCGGCGCGGCCGCCGGCGCCAAGACCGAATCCGTGCTCTTCCAGAACAAGGCCACCGACAACTGGAACTTCTTCGAGGCCAAGAGCCTGAAGAAGAACATGTACGAGATCGCCGAGGCCGGGGGCGGGCCCAAGGCCGACGCGTTCCGGGCCCAGGCAGCCAGCAACGAGGCCGACAGTGTCCAGGCCCAGAAGACGGCCAAGGATTTCGAGGCCCGCTCGGACGCCGCGCTGCGGGAGGCCGAGCGCCACGAGGCGCGCCACCATCTCCTGACCATCGCCACGACGATGCTGCACATCGCCATCGCGGTCGCGACCATCGCCATCATCACCGGCGGCCGGCGCTGGCCATGGTATGCGTCGCTGGCGCTGGGCGTCGTCGGCACCATCGTCGCCGGGGCGTCCTACGTCGCGTGA
- a CDS encoding glycerophosphodiester phosphodiesterase → MTTVPGDVVAGDGRADILPRPVWIRESLTAGRPLIIAHRGASASAPENTLRAFRAAQAGAADAIETDLWLTGDGRAVCTHDADIRDAAGRAVAVGALTRAALRAVRPDIPDLVEAGSVGLPILLDVKESDLSRFLRVLKAPEIAAEPHRFIVGVGTCEIACAVQRACPALAQVGLMREIDDFSDFARLSPAFWGRIHAHRATERQVARLRALGLGVMITCGRADGPVGDTDAADLRRLVALAPDALILNDPALAATFAGGRGDG, encoded by the coding sequence ATGACCACAGTACCAGGAGACGTCGTCGCCGGCGACGGCCGGGCAGACATCCTGCCCCGGCCCGTCTGGATCCGCGAAAGCCTGACCGCCGGTCGCCCGCTGATCATCGCCCATCGCGGCGCCAGCGCCTCGGCGCCCGAGAACACGCTGCGGGCTTTCCGGGCAGCGCAGGCGGGAGCCGCCGACGCCATCGAGACCGACCTGTGGCTGACCGGCGACGGCCGCGCCGTGTGCACCCACGACGCGGACATCCGCGATGCCGCCGGCCGGGCTGTCGCGGTCGGCGCCTTGACTCGCGCGGCCCTGCGGGCGGTCCGGCCCGACATCCCCGATCTCGTGGAGGCCGGCTCGGTCGGGCTGCCGATCCTCCTCGACGTGAAGGAGAGCGACCTCTCCCGGTTCCTCCGCGTGCTGAAGGCCCCGGAGATTGCAGCCGAACCCCATCGGTTCATCGTCGGCGTCGGCACATGCGAGATCGCCTGCGCCGTGCAGAGGGCCTGTCCCGCCCTGGCTCAGGTCGGATTGATGCGGGAGATCGACGATTTCTCCGATTTTGCGCGACTCTCGCCTGCATTCTGGGGGCGGATTCATGCCCACCGCGCCACTGAGCGCCAGGTCGCGCGCCTCAGGGCGCTCGGCCTGGGCGTCATGATCACCTGCGGCAGAGCGGACGGCCCGGTCGGCGACACCGATGCGGCCGATCTCCGCCGCCTCGTCGCGCTCGCGCCCGATGCGCTGATCCTGAACGATCCGGCGCTCGCCGCGACCTTCGCCGGCGGACGAGGCGATGGCTGA
- a CDS encoding GNAT family N-acetyltransferase codes for MEDILLRRAVLADAAVLPDVERSADAVFRGVPGLEWIADDAVLGVEAQRRWIRRGHVWVAEQAGRGILGFVTAQEVEDLFHIWQIAVRAEAQRAGIGRALIARVEATALAAGRSALTLTTFRALAFNEAFYAGLGFRVLRPSECRGRLAGILRAEAEHGLPAERRCAMRRDLGTPDRSRAEPHAT; via the coding sequence ATGGAGGATATTCTACTTCGCCGGGCGGTCCTGGCCGATGCCGCCGTCCTGCCTGATGTCGAGCGGTCCGCCGACGCCGTGTTCCGTGGCGTGCCGGGCCTGGAATGGATCGCCGACGACGCCGTGCTCGGGGTCGAGGCGCAGCGGCGCTGGATCCGCCGGGGCCATGTCTGGGTGGCGGAGCAGGCCGGCCGCGGCATCCTCGGCTTCGTCACCGCGCAGGAGGTCGAGGACCTCTTCCATATCTGGCAGATCGCCGTGCGGGCCGAGGCGCAGCGCGCCGGCATCGGCCGGGCGCTGATCGCGCGGGTCGAGGCGACGGCGCTCGCCGCCGGCCGCAGCGCGCTCACCCTGACCACCTTCCGGGCGCTCGCCTTCAACGAAGCCTTCTACGCCGGCCTCGGTTTCCGCGTGCTGCGGCCGTCGGAGTGCCGCGGGCGGCTCGCGGGCATCCTGCGCGCCGAAGCCGAGCACGGCCTGCCGGCCGAGCGGCGCTGCGCCATGCGCAGGGACCTCGGTACGCCCGATCGCTCGCGCGCCGAGCCTCACGCGACGTAG
- the phnF gene encoding phosphonate metabolism transcriptional regulator PhnF: MESGVSRWRQISETLIKEIERGVFEADRRLPNSNDLAARFGVNRHTVLRALAQLQTEGIVRMERGRGTYAVVNPLQMRLGPRRWFEQNLIHSNRVPTRKVLSVARLPAPEAAAEALDIAPGSETAFVVLRGEADGVPINIVSNYFPLERFPNIDDVFRAFGPEPTSQLSFGKIFRDYGVADFRRKALRIRSRPPRPEEARQLEIAPVDHVLETDVTLVDSSDTPLNYANTAYASSRVELVVDL, from the coding sequence ATGGAAAGCGGGGTCAGCCGGTGGCGTCAGATTTCCGAGACTCTCATCAAGGAGATCGAGCGCGGCGTGTTCGAAGCGGATCGGCGCCTGCCGAACAGCAACGACCTCGCGGCGCGCTTCGGCGTCAACCGCCACACCGTGCTTCGCGCGCTGGCGCAGCTGCAGACGGAAGGCATCGTCCGGATGGAGCGGGGCCGCGGCACCTACGCCGTGGTCAATCCGCTGCAGATGCGGCTCGGGCCGCGGCGCTGGTTCGAGCAGAACCTGATCCATTCGAACCGCGTGCCGACACGAAAGGTCCTGTCGGTCGCGCGCCTGCCGGCACCGGAGGCCGCGGCCGAGGCCCTCGACATCGCGCCCGGCTCCGAAACGGCCTTCGTGGTCCTCCGCGGCGAGGCGGATGGCGTGCCCATCAACATCGTCAGCAATTATTTTCCGCTCGAGCGATTTCCGAACATCGACGACGTGTTCAGGGCTTTCGGTCCCGAGCCGACGAGCCAGCTGTCCTTCGGCAAGATATTCAGGGACTATGGCGTGGCGGACTTCCGGCGCAAGGCCCTGCGCATCCGTTCGCGCCCGCCGCGGCCCGAGGAGGCCCGCCAGCTGGAGATCGCGCCGGTCGATCACGTCCTGGAAACCGACGTGACGCTCGTCGACTCCTCCGACACGCCGCTCAACTACGCCAACACGGCCTATGCAAGCAGCCGGGTCGAGCTGGTCGTGGACCTCTAG
- a CDS encoding septal ring lytic transglycosylase RlpA family protein yields the protein MTAVGCLALANCSSSSFTAGERTKDPKYGVYASPRLVAGADPIDPGVSRRGVYLVGRPYVVAGKRYVPHEDTNYSAVGTASWYGNDFHGRLTANGEVFDMHDVTAAHKTMPLPSYARVTNLENGDSIIVRVNDRGPYHGGRVIDVSRRAAELLEFKQQGTGRVKVEYVGRAKPTGSDTAMLVASLRTDGSPAQLNLGGVPDTMVAQAPAVAPVPAAPAPAPAPVLLAAYQAPAQPAAQPAVASAEALPPAIAEPERLAAETMAYQSGVLPLPPERPAEISVASVVVPANATVTPENAAAAPATPGVAAPAAVTIGAPVNADAGSIDLLTIPGAATPIPAKAKPTQILHKLPQHTADAGARLIRTVPMKLRVADIVGTAATLGDTPMVLPVLAYAAAAPQPSPDIYVNAGLYADQAGAERMRWVLSQAGEVQVLSYERGGHTVWQVQAGPFADRTEAAAVVGMARSAGADGAALAE from the coding sequence ATGACGGCCGTCGGGTGCCTGGCGCTCGCCAACTGCTCGTCGAGCTCGTTTACCGCAGGCGAGCGCACCAAGGATCCGAAATACGGCGTCTACGCCAGCCCGCGGCTGGTCGCGGGCGCCGATCCCATCGACCCCGGCGTCTCCCGTCGCGGCGTCTATCTCGTGGGCAGGCCCTATGTGGTGGCGGGCAAGCGCTACGTCCCGCACGAGGACACCAATTACAGCGCCGTCGGCACCGCGTCCTGGTACGGCAACGACTTCCATGGCCGCCTGACGGCCAATGGCGAAGTCTTCGACATGCATGACGTCACGGCGGCTCACAAGACCATGCCGCTGCCGAGCTATGCCCGCGTCACCAATCTCGAGAACGGCGATTCCATCATCGTGCGCGTCAACGATCGCGGCCCCTATCACGGCGGGCGGGTGATCGACGTGTCGCGGCGCGCCGCCGAGCTCCTGGAGTTCAAGCAGCAGGGCACCGGCCGGGTGAAGGTCGAATATGTCGGGCGTGCCAAGCCGACGGGGTCGGACACGGCGATGCTGGTGGCCTCGCTGCGCACCGACGGCTCGCCGGCGCAGCTGAACCTGGGCGGCGTGCCCGACACCATGGTGGCGCAGGCACCTGCCGTCGCGCCCGTCCCGGCGGCGCCGGCTCCGGCGCCGGCCCCCGTGCTGCTCGCCGCCTACCAGGCGCCGGCGCAGCCCGCGGCGCAGCCGGCCGTCGCCTCGGCCGAGGCGTTGCCGCCGGCGATCGCCGAGCCCGAGCGGCTGGCTGCGGAGACCATGGCCTATCAGTCCGGCGTGCTGCCGCTGCCGCCCGAGCGCCCGGCGGAGATCAGCGTCGCTTCGGTCGTCGTGCCGGCGAACGCGACCGTGACCCCGGAGAACGCCGCCGCCGCACCGGCGACCCCTGGCGTTGCCGCGCCGGCGGCCGTCACCATCGGTGCGCCCGTCAACGCCGATGCCGGCTCGATCGACCTCCTGACCATTCCGGGCGCGGCGACGCCGATCCCCGCCAAGGCCAAGCCGACCCAGATCCTGCACAAGCTGCCGCAGCACACCGCCGATGCCGGTGCCCGCCTGATCAGGACGGTGCCGATGAAGCTGCGCGTCGCCGACATCGTCGGCACCGCCGCCACCCTCGGCGACACGCCGATGGTGCTGCCGGTTCTGGCCTATGCCGCCGCTGCGCCCCAGCCGAGCCCGGACATCTATGTCAATGCCGGCCTCTATGCCGACCAGGCCGGGGCCGAGCGCATGCGCTGGGTGCTGTCACAGGCCGGCGAGGTCCAGGTGCTCTCCTATGAGCGCGGCGGCCACACGGTCTGGCAGGTGCAGGCCGGCCCCTTCGCCGACCGCACCGAGGCAGCCGCGGTGGTCGGCATGGCGCGCAGCGCCGGCGCGGACGGCGCCGCCCTGGCGGAGTGA
- a CDS encoding extracellular solute-binding protein, with translation MKRQGLTFVLATLTGLTGPALAETVRIDVAPAPSIYQAAYEAVAAAFERTHPQIRIDLAPAVREDEELVQRTLREAIVGKTPDVLFVSPVLMRPLVDRRLAVPLAELGATPAALSSLGLVEGVTGVGEVSGTLYGLPLGVSTPVVVYNADLVRRAGGDPDHFPATWPETTALVGRIGALGRGVLGGFFEYDNTSNWTYKALVATLGGRMMDASERTVAFDGPEGREAFAVLRAFGEAGQGRADMTRDQARQAFVAGTIGVLITSSGALAGLERQVAGKFPLKAAPLPTAGTVGKVPAAGEVVVVLAKDPAKRAAAWQFAQFVVGVEAQTLIGQKTGLVSVNREALADPARLGQQLEARPNQKAAIDQLSRLTDWYAFPGENTIRITQVIRDYLQQVLTLKRPPEEALAAMKRDVEALLPK, from the coding sequence ATGAAGCGGCAAGGACTGACATTCGTGCTGGCAACCCTGACAGGCCTGACCGGTCCGGCCCTTGCCGAGACCGTCAGGATCGACGTCGCGCCAGCACCCTCCATCTACCAGGCCGCCTACGAGGCCGTTGCGGCCGCTTTCGAACGCACGCATCCACAGATCAGGATCGATCTTGCGCCGGCCGTCCGCGAGGACGAGGAGCTGGTCCAGCGCACCCTGCGCGAGGCTATCGTCGGCAAGACGCCGGACGTCCTCTTCGTCAGTCCCGTCCTGATGCGGCCGCTGGTCGATCGCCGCCTCGCTGTCCCGCTCGCCGAGCTCGGGGCGACGCCGGCAGCGCTTTCGTCGCTGGGCCTCGTCGAGGGCGTGACCGGGGTCGGCGAAGTGAGCGGCACGCTCTACGGGCTGCCGCTCGGCGTTTCCACGCCCGTCGTCGTCTACAATGCCGATCTCGTGCGACGCGCGGGCGGCGACCCGGATCATTTCCCAGCGACCTGGCCGGAGACGACGGCCCTGGTCGGCCGTATCGGCGCCCTCGGCCGCGGCGTGCTCGGCGGATTCTTCGAATACGACAACACCAGCAACTGGACCTACAAGGCGCTGGTCGCCACCCTCGGCGGCCGCATGATGGACGCCAGCGAAAGGACGGTCGCCTTCGACGGGCCGGAAGGCCGCGAGGCCTTCGCCGTTCTCAGAGCTTTCGGCGAGGCGGGCCAGGGGCGCGCGGACATGACCCGCGACCAGGCGCGCCAAGCCTTCGTCGCCGGAACGATCGGTGTGCTGATCACCTCGAGCGGCGCGCTTGCCGGCCTCGAAAGACAGGTCGCCGGCAAGTTTCCGCTGAAGGCGGCCCCCCTTCCCACGGCCGGGACGGTCGGAAAGGTTCCCGCCGCCGGAGAAGTGGTGGTGGTGCTCGCCAAGGACCCGGCCAAGCGCGCGGCCGCCTGGCAATTCGCCCAGTTCGTCGTCGGCGTCGAGGCTCAGACCCTGATCGGCCAGAAGACCGGCCTCGTCTCGGTCAACCGCGAGGCGCTCGCCGATCCGGCCCGTCTCGGCCAGCAGCTGGAGGCCCGCCCCAACCAGAAGGCCGCGATCGACCAGCTCTCGCGGCTGACCGACTGGTATGCCTTCCCCGGCGAGAACACGATCAGGATCACGCAGGTCATCAGGGATTATCTGCAGCAGGTGCTGACCCTGAAGCGGCCACCCGAGGAGGCGCTCGCCGCCATGAAGCGGGACGTCGAGGCGCTGTTGCCCAAATGA
- a CDS encoding aminotransferase-like domain-containing protein encodes MTQSTIASPAGRQEPADIIDFMRSIPPVPPILSHHLAEALPRVGGKPQSGLLLRDAVPGGSAEDRRVGALWLRPRFRSDIPPERIIVTNGTQSAILLLLEGLVGQNGLLLAERLSYGVIADLARRAHVRIAGLAIDDEGIVPEAFEDACRRDGPKALYCNPTDHNPTTSVASEGRRLALAAIARRHGVPIIEDDPLGRLDRDAPPAIAALAPDIAWHVGGLTKCLAHGLRVAYLVAPSAADLDRVVGPARRLSHWFAAPLMTALVADWIMSGAAEAICAAIREETGARRRIALGILEKADLRCGPSGMHGWLRLPEDIRADAFAARLAERGVLVRPAGLFAVGEGQAPQAVRLSLSAPPDRQAVELGLERVAALLASPA; translated from the coding sequence ATGACGCAGAGCACCATCGCCTCGCCGGCCGGTCGGCAAGAGCCCGCCGACATCATCGATTTCATGCGCTCGATCCCGCCGGTGCCGCCGATCCTCTCCCATCATCTCGCCGAAGCGCTCCCACGGGTCGGTGGGAAGCCGCAGTCCGGCCTGCTTCTGCGCGATGCCGTGCCTGGCGGATCGGCCGAGGACCGCCGGGTTGGGGCGCTCTGGCTGCGCCCGCGCTTCAGGAGCGACATCCCGCCCGAGCGGATCATCGTGACCAACGGCACTCAGAGCGCCATTCTCCTCCTTCTGGAAGGGCTCGTGGGCCAGAACGGCCTGCTTCTGGCCGAGCGCCTCTCCTACGGCGTCATCGCCGATCTCGCGCGCCGGGCTCATGTCCGGATTGCCGGCCTTGCCATCGACGACGAAGGCATCGTGCCCGAAGCCTTCGAGGACGCGTGCCGGCGGGACGGGCCGAAGGCGCTCTACTGCAATCCGACAGACCACAATCCGACCACGTCCGTCGCCTCGGAAGGCCGGCGCCTGGCGCTTGCCGCCATCGCCCGTCGCCATGGCGTGCCGATCATCGAAGACGACCCGCTCGGCCGGCTCGACCGCGATGCGCCGCCGGCGATTGCCGCGCTGGCGCCCGATATCGCCTGGCATGTCGGCGGGCTGACCAAATGCCTCGCCCATGGCCTGCGCGTCGCCTATCTCGTGGCGCCCTCGGCCGCGGATCTCGACCGCGTCGTCGGCCCGGCGCGCCGGCTCTCTCATTGGTTTGCCGCGCCGCTCATGACCGCGCTCGTCGCCGATTGGATCATGTCCGGCGCGGCCGAGGCGATCTGCGCCGCGATCCGCGAGGAAACCGGAGCGCGCCGCCGGATCGCGCTCGGGATCCTGGAGAAGGCCGATCTGCGCTGCGGACCGAGCGGCATGCATGGTTGGCTGCGCCTGCCCGAGGACATCCGGGCCGACGCCTTTGCCGCGCGCCTTGCCGAGCGCGGCGTCCTGGTGCGTCCGGCCGGGCTGTTCGCCGTCGGCGAGGGGCAGGCGCCCCAGGCCGTCCGGCTGTCGCTGAGCGCGCCGCCGGATCGGCAGGCCGTCGAGCTCGGCCTGGAGCGGGTCGCCGCCCTGCTCGCATCGCCTGCCTGA
- a CDS encoding ABC transporter substrate-binding protein has translation MGSGVAQSGEPSWRKRRRRHRPRRSHGSTDRIDPVAPACSSPTSHRDSLEESTVKRSASRSRALLGRRWRSAIIATATLCFSWLSVPPANAETILSVLYAVPSNFSKLHDELSQKFTQKNPDIKIVFRSPAKDYEDGIQQILRSAVVGDTPDVAFIGLNQLRVLVDRGLAAPLDERAASEGGFETLGSMRSIVSLGRVQGRTYAMPFAVSTPILYVNEDLVRAAGGAMDAFPTTWDGVLALSRKIHALPKAPVGFSFQWDTSGNWLVQALVNSHGGNLAKDGGCRVGFDGAAGAWTFDTLQKFHDQGMPDLTWSQGRQAFDAGTVGILAGSTSYVAQATRVAAGKFAFRTMPFPDMVPGGTLPAGGTSAVILTKDPEKQHAAWAYLKFATGPVGQTLMATDTGYMPVNRIAVDDPALLGNYLKQNPNQLTAIAQMPLMAPWESWAGPNGIKIIDMISSKAEAIIAGKLLAQDGLRQLVEEVPPLLPADCAVPTPLQ, from the coding sequence ATGGGAAGCGGTGTCGCGCAATCGGGTGAGCCCTCCTGGCGAAAGCGCCGGCGGCGACACCGTCCTCGACGCAGCCACGGATCGACCGACCGCATCGATCCCGTGGCGCCGGCTTGTTCATCGCCAACCTCACATCGAGACAGCCTCGAGGAGTCGACCGTGAAACGATCCGCCTCCCGGAGCCGCGCCCTGCTCGGCCGCAGATGGCGCAGCGCCATCATCGCCACCGCCACGCTCTGCTTCTCCTGGCTCAGCGTCCCACCGGCCAATGCCGAGACAATCTTGTCGGTTCTCTATGCGGTTCCAAGCAATTTCTCGAAACTGCATGATGAGCTGTCGCAGAAATTCACGCAGAAAAACCCGGACATCAAGATCGTCTTTCGCAGTCCGGCCAAGGACTACGAGGACGGCATTCAGCAGATCCTGCGCTCGGCCGTGGTCGGCGACACGCCGGATGTCGCGTTCATCGGCCTCAACCAGCTCCGGGTCCTGGTCGACCGGGGGCTCGCTGCGCCGCTCGACGAGCGCGCCGCGTCGGAGGGAGGCTTCGAGACGCTGGGCTCGATGAGATCCATCGTTTCGCTCGGCCGGGTGCAGGGCAGGACCTATGCGATGCCATTCGCGGTCTCGACGCCGATCCTTTACGTCAACGAGGACCTGGTCCGGGCGGCCGGCGGTGCCATGGACGCGTTCCCGACGACCTGGGACGGGGTCCTGGCGCTTTCCAGGAAGATCCACGCGCTGCCCAAGGCGCCTGTGGGCTTCTCGTTCCAGTGGGATACTTCCGGCAACTGGCTCGTTCAAGCCCTGGTCAACAGCCATGGCGGCAACCTGGCGAAGGACGGCGGATGCCGGGTCGGGTTCGACGGTGCCGCCGGAGCGTGGACGTTCGACACTCTCCAGAAATTCCACGACCAGGGCATGCCGGACCTCACCTGGAGCCAGGGCCGGCAGGCCTTCGACGCAGGCACCGTCGGGATCCTCGCCGGCTCCACATCCTATGTCGCCCAGGCGACCCGGGTCGCTGCCGGCAAGTTCGCCTTCCGAACGATGCCCTTCCCCGACATGGTGCCGGGCGGCACGCTGCCGGCGGGTGGTACCAGCGCCGTCATCCTCACCAAGGACCCGGAGAAGCAACACGCTGCCTGGGCCTATCTGAAGTTCGCGACCGGACCCGTCGGCCAGACGCTCATGGCAACCGACACCGGATACATGCCGGTGAACCGGATTGCCGTCGATGATCCGGCCCTTCTCGGCAACTATCTGAAGCAGAACCCCAACCAGCTGACGGCGATCGCGCAGATGCCGCTGATGGCGCCGTGGGAGTCCTGGGCCGGACCGAACGGCATCAAGATCATCGACATGATCTCCAGCAAGGCAGAGGCGATCATTGCCGGCAAACTGCTTGCGCAGGACGGCCTGCGGCAACTGGTCGAGGAGGTGCCGCCGCTCCTGCCGGCGGACTGTGCCGTTCCGACGCCGCTCCAATGA